The following coding sequences are from one Dermacentor silvarum isolate Dsil-2018 chromosome 4, BIME_Dsil_1.4, whole genome shotgun sequence window:
- the LOC119449702 gene encoding uncharacterized protein LOC119449702 codes for MEPPPSKRNDRPRIRNRRRRGNHGLTPDEVPHFSFARHSAESEAFGELPPSDTPVFSDDGGASASAQAARARYRTRAKRGTTLGRARPPFTGGPDRGGRRGGRTPQDVTPCRSARSTGHGSFDDAPSEPCPPESDRTVGGCHQENIPDDDPPKNDCDDRRMFAVGADGSSASKAVPFPTFAEITSAIMCRREEIGPTSEKSISLYIHDCYLHAVSSDVRATLGSFRLVPNRGLGRVVTTVNCDPASLRGAAVAFCDQENQYICYGEILKLDGKRVALLYDGLGVTDDNESHEFVLVNLNLDASCFINHLASLRSKSFDDLERVKSMLLGEACQPLESGHEVVQDQAAMQTALDLSLDSKLAGALDEDQVVAVRAAVASDRGVLIHAPSGTGDKELLRAAVQLTLTVDGLKSRGPVLVVGSGLTPMFKNEPDGLFCLDVEVDKAASAVEESASAILSKGKMNECLLRISKVLKDLNSLKCAILHQSQFQGITREFSTKRNEGRNCVERWLMHGVSRNDMLTAVSPADMNDYREDCQYAIKGSGVPTNSNRSVGFRYERAPQTSQGAEGVSDDVKAVYIWKTLKATRADEFHEEQTNIIQMERCQRWQLYKQWIVCLRRNILDKLEDAQREVLHCYLHCGKMLSENVSRSTSGTSVIVTSVTTAIAHGAVIDSMQPKALVVFRAHQVPSLLAGSLFCNSISKLVFIGDGVCSKGTLSSSLWSCAFSSQGFELHELSVQYFLSQPVCNLLAPFTKNVLQSGGSIEPVRGIAESVQFFDIPNKEEAVLMISRLCLHFQTHGYHARDVAIVTLSPSAAVAAQTLVEKLWQVGCEHAVMSVKTLGSTFCKILILLVGSGARGSDLAAALSRARCAVYGFGRLASADESCQNVFNTANESNRSASPALSLSCVRHPGTVVRIESGDDFVTKMQQTGGCMQLCGAKKRCSHVCLQMCHSGDHPDFCDQHCLKYICSRKHLCLNRCSERCTQRCMVDVTEKLPYCTHTATFPCYKWEAGYATVPGTATVSRCGPHQYKCKVPVTVNLKCGHAAQITCSENQSTATTSASAVGPLGNLPLSQYKCMVPVTVNLQCGHTAQIPCSENKSTVATGASALGTLGSLSLLQYKCQVPVSVDRECGHKLQISCFENRNQSTVVTNASAVGRLGQRVNLPPCRRSVLVTSSCGHTKSIQCCDKAGYRCDVSVTAVRPCGHSCYVSCGADRRVFPPCTVQVKVELDCGHSAHGSCNRTSSLKCTMFVKRTLSCGHTLDVVCSEPSPQCRVMVSRTLSCGHVAARPCCDSTSPCPWRCGYVLRCKHACRLPCGNHPHEDKCGDCKDKCSIS; via the coding sequence ATGGAGCCACCACCATCAAAACGCAACGACCGCCCGAGAATTCGGAATCGCCGACGAAGAGGGAACCACGGCTTAACACCTGACGAAGTGCCGCACTTCAGCTTTGCTCGGCACTCTGCAGAGAGCGAAGCGTTCGGCGAACTCCCGCCGTCGGATACGCCTGTGTTTTCTGATGACGGGGGTGCCTCGGCGTCGGCTCAAGCCGCTCGCGCAAGATACCGAACCAGGGCCAAGAGGGGTACGACGCTGGGAAGAGCAAGACCCCCATTTACAGGAGGTCCTGACAGAGGAGGGCGTCGGGGAGGGCGAACCCCACAAGATGTGACCCCGTGCCGCAGCGCTCGAAGTACAGGCCATGGCTCATTTGACGACGCTCCTTCCGAGCCTTGTCCTCCGGAAAGCGATAGGACAGTAGGCGGCTGCCATCAAGAGAACATTCCAGACGATGACCCTCCGAAGAACGACTGCGATGACCGGCGGATGTTCGCGGTTGGAGCAGATGGTTCCTCGGCGAGCAAGGCGGTGCCTTTCCCGACGTTCGCTGAGATAACGTCCGCCATCATGTGCCGGCGCGAAGAAATTGGACCTACGAGTGAAAAGTCAATCTCATTGTACATCCACGACTGCTACTTGCACGCGGTGTCCTCGGATGTGCGAGCTACACTCGGCAGCTTCCGCCTTGTTCCCAACAGGGGCCTAGGCCGCGTCGTAACGACCGTCAACTGCGACCCGGCCTCGCTTcgtggcgctgccgtcgccttctgcGATCAGGAAAACCAGTACATATGCTATGGAGAGATCCTGAAACTCGATGGCAAACGAGTCGCCTTGCTGTACGATGGTCTGGGAGTTACCGACGACAATGAAAGTCACGAATTTGTTCTGGTCAACTTGAATTTGGATGCGAGCTGCTTCATCAACCATCTCGCTTCGCTACGTTCAAAATCGTTTGACGACTTGGAGCGAGTGAAATCGATGCTTCTAGGTGAGGCCTGTCAGCCTCTTGAGTCTGGACATGAGGTCGTCCAGGATCAGGCTGCAATGCAAACTGCGCTTGACTTGTCATTGGACAGCAAGCTGGCAGGGGCTCTTGACGAAGATCAAGTGGTTGCAGTAAGAGCTGCAGTTGCTTCTGATAGAGGCGTGCTAATTCATGCGCCTTCAGGAACCGGTGACAAAGAGCTGCTGAGGGCCGCTGTGCAATTGACTCTTACTGTGGATGGCTTGAAGAGCCGAGGGCCTGTGCTTGTAGTAGGTAGCGGGCTAACCCCTATGTTCAAAAATGAACCAGATGGCTTATTTTGTTTGGACGTCGAAGTGGACAAAGCAGCAAGTGCTGTTGAAGAATCTGCCTCAGCTATTTTATCGAAAGGAAAAATGAATGAGTGTCTTCTTAGAATCAGCAAGGTGTTGAAAGACCTGAACAGTTTGAAGTGTGCTATCCTCCACCAATCTCAATTTCAAGGGATCACCCGCGAGTTCTCAACTAAAAGGAATGAGGGAAGAAACTGCGTAGAAAGGTGGCTAATGCATGGAGTTAGTCGCAACGACATGTTGACTGCTGTGTCGCCCGCTGATATGAATGATTACCGCGAAGACTGTCAGTACGCGATAAAAGGAAGCGGGGTACCCACCAATTCAAATCGTTCAGTTGGCTTTCGTTATGAGAGGGCTCCGCAAACTTCCCAAGGCGCCGAAGGTGTCTCTGACGATGTGAAAGCTGTTTACATCTGGAAAACTCTCAAGGCTACTCGAGCGGACGAATTTCATGAGGAACAGACCAATATCATTCAGATGGAGCGGTGCCAACGATGGCAGCTATACAAGCAGTGGATTGTGTGCCTGAGGCGAAATATCCTCGATAAACTTGAAGACGCTCAACGCGAAGTATTGCATTGCTACCTCCACTGCGGTAAAATGCTATCCGAAAATGTCTCGCGTTCGACTTCCGGGACGTCTGTTATTGTGACCTCTGTGACTACAGCCATCGCGCATGGCGCCGTCATCGACTCAATGCAACCTAAGGCCTTGGTTGTGTTCCGAGCGCACCAAGTCCCATCTTTGCTTGCTGGTAGTCTCTTCTGTAACAGCATTTCAAAGCTCGTTTTCATAGGTGATGGCGTATGTTCAAAGGGAACACTATCTTCGTCACTTTGGTCTTGCGCATTCAGCAGTCAAGGCTTTGAGTTACACGAACTAAGCGTTCAGTATTTTCTCTCgcagccggtctgcaaccttcTAGCACCGTTCACAAAAAATGTGCTGCAGTCGGGCGGCAGCATTGAGCCTGTCAGAGGCATTGCAGAATCTGTGCAGTTCTTCGACATTCCCAACAAAGAAGAAGCAGTCTTGATGatatcccggttgtgtcttcatTTTCAGACACACGGCTACCATGCGAGAGACGTGGCTATTGTTACCCTATCGCCTTCTGCTGCAGTGGCAGCGCAGACGCTGGTCGAAAAGCTGTGGCAGGTAGGGTGTGAACACGCAGTGATGTCTGTCAAAACCTTAGGTTCCACTTTTTGTAAAATCCTGATCTTGCTTGTCGGCTCAGGTGCACGTGGCTCAGATCTTGCGGCTGCTCTGAGCAGGGCACGTTGCGCAGTGTACGGTTTTGGAAGGCTAGCAAGCGCTGACGAGAGCTGCCAGAACGTCTTCAACACGGCCAACGAAAGCAACAGGTCTGCCAGTCCAGCTCTTTCTTTGTCCTGTGTGCGCCACCCTGGAACCGTCGTGCGTATCGAATCCGGAGACGATTTTGTGACAAAGATGCAGCAAACTGGGGGGTGCATGCAATTATGCGGTGCTAAAAAACGTTGCAGTCATGTGTGCTTACAGATGTGCCACAGTGGGGATCACCCGGACTTTTGTGACCAGCACTGCTTGAAATATATTTGCAGTCGGAAACATCTCTGTCTAAACAGGTGCTCCGAGCGCTGCACTCAGCGGTGCATGGTTGACGTCACTGAAAAACTCCCTTATTGCACCCACACTGCTACATTTCCTTGTTACAAGTGGGAAGCGGGTTATGCAACAGTGCCTGGTACCGCGACAGTCAGCCGATGCGGTCCGCACCAGTACAAGTGCAAGGTACCAGTTACTGTAAACCTAAAGTGCGGACACGCAGCACAGATTACGTGCTCTGAGAACCAATCTACGGCAACCACAAGTGCTTCAGCTGTTGGACCTCTTGGAAACTTGCCCTTAAGCCAGTACAAGTGCATGGTACCAGTTACCGTAAACCTGCAGTGCGGACACACGGCACAGATTCCGTGCTCTGAGAATAAATCTACGGTAGCCACGGGTGCCTCAGCACTTGGAACTCTAGGCTCTCTATCCCTGCTCCAGTACAAGTGCCAGGTGCCAGTTTCCGTGGACCGGGAGTGCGGACATAAGTTGCAGATTAGCTGCTTTGAGAACCGGAATCAGTCCACAGTGGTCACAAATGCCTCCGCAGTTGGACGTCTGGGACAGCGAGTCAACTTGCCCCCGTGCCGAAGATCTGTGCTAGTGACCTCTTCCTGCGGTCACACAAAGTCCATCCAGTGTTGCGACAAAGCTGGATATCGGTGCGACGTCTCGGTAACGGCCGTCCGTCCTTGTGGTCACTCTTGTTACGTCTCCTGCGGAGCGGACCGCAGGGTTTTCCCGCCATGCACTGTGCAAGTGAAAGTTGAGCTAGACTGTGGTCATTCAGCTCACGGGTCTTGCAACAGAACCTCCTCGTTGAAGTGCACAATGTTCGTCAAGAGAACATTGTCTTGTGGCCACACACTTGACGTGGTTTGCAGCGAACCTAGTCCCCAGTGCCGAGTTATGGTTTCCAGGACACTTTCATGCGGCCACGTTGCCGCCAGGCCCTGCTGCGACAGCACATCTCCGTGCCCCTGGCGATGTGGTTACGTATTGCGCTGTAAGCATGCGTGCAGATTACCGTGTGGAAACCATCCTCACGAGGACAAGTGCGGGGATTGCAAGGACAAGTGCTCCATTTCttag